One Gloeobacter morelensis MG652769 DNA window includes the following coding sequences:
- a CDS encoding nucleotidyl transferase AbiEii/AbiGii toxin family protein, translating to MPKPVRNIAASVRQRLLEKSKKTGENFQFVVERYALERALYRLSKSKYAELFILKGGMLISLWTDQPYRSTRDVDVLVFGQSDPEYLVSVFNEICSLDVEKDGLMFLVKDIRNEPIKEEQQYGGTRLNFGAKLGDIRVTVQFDISFGDAVTPTAEWREYPCILPESPTPRLRIYPIETVVAEKFETMVNLANSRMKDYYDIFFLQKLFEFNGAILAEAIRNTFDRRGREIPEELPEGLTATFFADPSKIQQWNALVRKNPSQMPQLALEEVVGALQQFLMPPARAAAQMQELQAIWTPGKGWT from the coding sequence ATGCCGAAACCGGTAAGGAACATAGCCGCATCGGTGAGACAGCGCCTCCTGGAGAAATCCAAAAAGACCGGAGAGAATTTCCAGTTCGTAGTCGAGCGCTACGCCCTGGAGCGGGCGCTGTACAGGCTCAGCAAGTCCAAATATGCCGAGCTTTTTATTCTCAAAGGTGGAATGCTGATATCGCTGTGGACAGATCAGCCCTACCGATCTACTCGCGATGTAGACGTGCTGGTATTTGGTCAGAGCGATCCGGAATATCTTGTCAGTGTATTCAATGAAATATGCTCCCTAGACGTAGAGAAAGATGGGCTGATGTTTCTGGTAAAAGATATCAGAAACGAACCCATCAAAGAAGAGCAGCAGTACGGAGGAACCCGGCTTAATTTTGGTGCAAAACTTGGAGATATTAGGGTAACCGTGCAATTTGATATTAGCTTTGGAGATGCTGTTACTCCCACAGCAGAATGGCGCGAGTACCCATGTATCCTGCCCGAAAGCCCGACACCCAGACTGCGCATCTACCCAATAGAGACCGTCGTTGCTGAGAAATTTGAAACCATGGTCAATCTGGCCAACAGCCGAATGAAGGACTACTACGACATATTCTTCCTGCAGAAGTTGTTTGAGTTTAACGGAGCGATACTGGCTGAAGCGATACGCAACACTTTTGATCGTAGGGGCAGAGAAATTCCTGAGGAGCTACCAGAAGGATTAACAGCCACATTTTTTGCAGACCCGTCCAAAATTCAACAATGGAATGCGCTCGTGCGAAAAAATCCATCGCAAATGCCTCAACTTGCTCTTGAGGAGGTAGTCGGTGCCTTACAACAGTTTCTAATGCCCCCGGCAAGAGCTGCCGCACAAATGCAAGAGTTGCAGGCAATCTGGACTCCTGGTAAGGGTTGGACGTAG
- a CDS encoding type IV toxin-antitoxin system AbiEi family antitoxin domain-containing protein — protein sequence MRALERQGLVEQVSPGVWRDLRVEPSIHHSLVEPAFRAPQGVVCLLSALQFHGLTTQQPSVVWFAIANKAQPPKTVETRLRPIRMSEASLSAGVEIHQIEAIPVRIFCPAKTVADCFKFRNQVGLDVALEALRDCYRRRRASVADLLHYARICRVARVMQPYLETIIELSS from the coding sequence ATGCGCGCCCTGGAAAGACAGGGACTTGTCGAGCAGGTGTCGCCCGGTGTCTGGCGGGACCTGAGGGTTGAACCCAGCATTCATCACAGCCTGGTGGAGCCGGCCTTTCGTGCGCCGCAGGGTGTCGTCTGTCTGCTATCGGCCCTGCAATTTCACGGACTGACAACCCAGCAACCGTCAGTGGTCTGGTTTGCAATTGCCAACAAAGCTCAGCCACCCAAAACGGTAGAAACTCGGCTGCGCCCCATACGCATGTCGGAAGCCTCTCTGAGCGCCGGAGTCGAGATCCATCAGATCGAAGCCATCCCGGTGCGAATTTTCTGCCCTGCCAAAACCGTCGCCGACTGCTTCAAATTTCGAAACCAGGTTGGCCTGGATGTGGCGCTGGAGGCACTGCGCGATTGCTACCGCCGCCGCCGCGCTTCCGTGGCGGATCTGCTGCACTACGCCAGGATTTGCCGCGTTGCCAGAGTGATGCAGCCCTACCTCGAAACGATTATTGAACTATCTTCGTGA
- a CDS encoding CAP domain-containing protein: MHLFSRNTLPWIAAALCACLALVGCQTFADLTSEAKAFIERAAPPSQPPAPGTEKPQTAALGQMEERIVRDINAIRERGNLAPLKPNAKLAQVARSYSRLMAEQNFFSHTGPKGDSVADRVRSAGVFYLVVGENLAYVGGSKRPVEIAVQGWMKSPGHRENILRPVYMETGVGGWKKGNRIYFTQVFLTQVSIRNR, encoded by the coding sequence GTGCACTTGTTTAGCCGCAACACCCTGCCATGGATAGCCGCAGCACTCTGTGCGTGCCTTGCCCTGGTTGGCTGTCAGACCTTCGCAGATTTGACCAGCGAGGCAAAAGCCTTCATCGAGCGGGCGGCACCGCCTTCCCAGCCGCCCGCCCCGGGGACCGAGAAACCCCAGACGGCCGCCCTGGGTCAAATGGAGGAGCGCATCGTGCGCGACATCAACGCGATCCGCGAGCGCGGCAACCTTGCCCCCCTCAAGCCCAACGCCAAGCTCGCCCAGGTAGCCCGCAGCTACAGTCGATTGATGGCCGAGCAGAACTTTTTCAGCCATACCGGTCCCAAGGGCGACAGCGTCGCCGACCGGGTGCGCTCGGCGGGGGTTTTTTATCTGGTGGTGGGCGAGAACCTGGCCTACGTCGGCGGCTCAAAGCGACCGGTCGAAATTGCCGTGCAAGGCTGGATGAAAAGCCCCGGTCACCGCGAGAACATCCTGCGGCCGGTCTACATGGAGACAGGGGTGGGCGGCTGGAAAAAGGGCAACCGGATCTACTTCACCCAGGTGTTTCTGACCCAGGTGTCGATTAGAAACCGCTAA
- a CDS encoding DUF2470 domain-containing protein codes for MSDAFSAQISERICRHMNEDHGDAVALYARVFGGAADCEAARMLSIDAEGMNLLVSDKDAQVPVRVTFKRPLKDAEDAHQMLIAMVKTGRARLAGQPI; via the coding sequence ATGTCCGATGCTTTCAGCGCCCAGATCAGCGAACGGATCTGCAGGCACATGAACGAAGATCACGGCGACGCCGTCGCCCTCTATGCCCGGGTTTTTGGCGGTGCTGCCGACTGTGAAGCGGCCCGGATGCTGTCGATCGACGCGGAGGGCATGAATTTGCTGGTGAGCGACAAAGACGCCCAGGTACCGGTTCGCGTCACCTTCAAGCGGCCCCTCAAAGACGCCGAGGACGCGCATCAGATGCTGATTGCCATGGTCAAGACGGGCCGCGCCCGACTTGCCGGCCAACCCATCTGA
- a CDS encoding TatD family hydrolase, with the protein MATLSGLIDTHVHINYENFAADLDAVAHNWRAAGVVQLVHACVKPEDFPGMQALADRYPEVFLAVGLHPLDVERRWDEALCNRIREQARSDKRVVAIGETGLDFFKADNPEEQERAFRDQIAIAQQLDLPVIIHCRDAAMATRRLLEAVGPVRGVMHCWGGTPEETRWFVQLGMFVSFSGIVTFKNAALLQQSVGVVPDELLLVETDCPFLAPVPKRGKRNEPAYVAHVAEKVAELRGKTPEAIARLTAANARRLFRLPVPAV; encoded by the coding sequence ATGGCGACGCTGAGCGGCCTGATCGACACCCACGTCCATATCAACTACGAAAATTTTGCCGCCGACCTGGATGCGGTCGCCCACAACTGGCGCGCGGCGGGGGTGGTGCAACTGGTGCACGCCTGTGTCAAACCGGAGGATTTCCCGGGCATGCAGGCTTTGGCCGACCGCTACCCGGAGGTGTTTCTGGCGGTGGGGCTCCACCCGCTCGATGTCGAGCGGCGCTGGGACGAAGCTCTCTGCAACCGCATCCGCGAGCAGGCCCGTTCAGATAAGCGGGTAGTAGCCATCGGCGAGACCGGCCTCGATTTTTTTAAAGCCGACAATCCCGAGGAGCAGGAGCGGGCCTTTCGCGACCAGATCGCCATCGCCCAACAGCTGGACCTACCGGTAATCATCCACTGTCGCGATGCGGCGATGGCCACCCGGCGCCTTCTCGAAGCGGTCGGGCCGGTGCGGGGGGTGATGCACTGCTGGGGCGGTACGCCCGAGGAGACCCGCTGGTTTGTCCAACTGGGCATGTTTGTCAGCTTCAGCGGCATCGTCACCTTCAAAAACGCCGCCCTGCTGCAGCAGTCGGTGGGGGTGGTGCCCGACGAACTGTTGCTGGTAGAGACCGACTGTCCTTTCCTGGCCCCGGTGCCCAAGCGCGGCAAGCGCAACGAGCCCGCCTACGTCGCCCACGTCGCGGAGAAAGTGGCCGAGTTGCGCGGCAAAACTCCAGAAGCGATTGCCCGGTTGACCGCCGCCAACGCCCGGCGTCTATTTCGCCTGCCGGTGCCTGCGGTTTAA
- a CDS encoding carboxymuconolactone decarboxylase family protein has product MRIPPIEPESADKQLKTVYDALKKQYGTELNPLKVLAHRPQVMRAVMNLYGAIHAHSGTISDELKELISLRIAQINSCRDYCVPMHTYMLHKQGTAEEKIRALPRYATSDLYSEAEKVALEYAERITVPSTMVSEPLFERLKAHYGEGDIVELTAVISTLNFWTKFIDALEIPLDDVFKE; this is encoded by the coding sequence ATGCGGATTCCACCCATCGAACCGGAAAGCGCCGACAAGCAACTGAAGACTGTCTACGACGCCCTCAAAAAGCAGTACGGCACCGAGCTGAACCCGCTCAAGGTGCTGGCCCACCGGCCCCAGGTGATGCGGGCGGTGATGAATTTGTATGGAGCGATCCACGCCCACAGCGGCACGATTTCTGACGAACTCAAAGAACTCATCAGCCTGCGCATCGCCCAGATCAACAGCTGCCGCGACTATTGCGTGCCAATGCATACGTACATGCTCCACAAGCAGGGCACCGCCGAAGAAAAAATCCGCGCCCTCCCCCGCTACGCCACCAGTGACCTGTACTCGGAGGCCGAAAAAGTCGCCCTCGAATACGCCGAGCGGATCACCGTGCCGTCCACAATGGTCAGCGAGCCACTGTTCGAGCGGCTCAAAGCCCACTACGGCGAAGGGGACATCGTCGAACTGACGGCGGTCATCAGCACCCTTAACTTCTGGACAAAATTCATCGACGCTCTCGAAATCCCGCTCGACGATGTGTTCAAAGAATAG
- a CDS encoding iron uptake porin: MPTGATARWWVWLWLLGLSWWCRPAHAQAWPESELRAPNAVWSLADVPPGAWSRTKLTQIAQRLDLAQPPRFAGDRPLNRLEFADWLQRILAGLEARIASEGAALPEPADLAVLERLRVEFQDELGGAADRLGSLETRLGAIEANLLSPVTKMDGSVVMGISGGVGCPGCTIFSGTAEATYPSAAALGDALGAVSIPIQAANTTFVSRTTLNLRTTFTGQDELRLRMRGVTGQDISAVLAGIASGIGVLIFSGGPDNTSFDGSTVGINFNGTSSFTIDEIRYIFPLFSQNFRVFFGPRLEISEYLDANSFANNEELDFTGGLTTNSPLLTFVFFGPGLGFDWDISETLSLRGIYLSTNAGAATGDARRDVNPFGAPYGGYGAGGLFGGESSLLGEFEVRPGPAASVKLQFGQLNEQGGIVDTLTLPETIQNTVTQSLGVNFEWSIIPAFAIFGRYGWGTTAVYPVAGIDEQFTAISLNTWQLGFTLPNLGGDGNALGFTIAQPLRVFSGSAVGLVGPGVTSSLVPSGTERDYVVYYRHMLTDRLSLTPILQFIEQPVNSSRSNGLAVGILRAVFSF, encoded by the coding sequence GTGCCGACCGGTGCGACAGCTCGATGGTGGGTTTGGTTGTGGCTGTTGGGCCTGTCCTGGTGGTGCCGGCCGGCCCACGCCCAGGCTTGGCCGGAGAGCGAACTGCGCGCTCCCAATGCCGTCTGGTCCCTGGCGGACGTGCCCCCCGGCGCCTGGAGCCGCACAAAACTGACCCAAATCGCCCAGCGGCTCGATCTGGCGCAGCCGCCGCGCTTCGCAGGCGACCGCCCCCTCAACCGGCTCGAATTTGCCGACTGGTTGCAGCGGATCCTGGCGGGGCTCGAAGCGCGTATCGCCTCCGAGGGCGCGGCACTCCCCGAGCCTGCCGATCTGGCGGTCCTTGAGCGCCTGCGCGTGGAATTTCAAGACGAACTGGGGGGAGCCGCCGATCGCCTGGGAAGCCTCGAAACGCGCCTCGGTGCAATCGAAGCCAATCTCTTGAGCCCCGTCACCAAAATGGACGGCTCGGTGGTGATGGGCATCTCCGGCGGCGTCGGTTGTCCCGGCTGTACGATTTTCTCGGGGACCGCCGAGGCAACTTACCCCTCCGCCGCCGCCCTGGGGGATGCGCTCGGCGCGGTGAGCATTCCTATCCAGGCGGCCAACACCACGTTTGTTTCGCGCACCACCCTCAACCTGCGCACCACCTTCACCGGGCAGGACGAACTGCGGCTGCGGATGCGGGGGGTCACCGGCCAGGACATCAGCGCCGTGCTCGCAGGGATCGCGAGCGGCATCGGCGTGCTCATCTTCAGCGGCGGCCCCGACAATACTTCCTTCGACGGCTCGACGGTGGGCATCAACTTCAACGGCACCTCCAGCTTCACCATCGACGAAATTCGCTATATCTTCCCGCTCTTTAGCCAGAACTTCCGGGTCTTCTTCGGCCCGCGCCTGGAGATTTCTGAATACCTCGATGCCAACAGCTTCGCCAACAACGAAGAACTCGACTTCACCGGCGGACTGACCACCAACAGCCCGCTGTTGACTTTTGTCTTTTTCGGGCCTGGTCTCGGTTTCGATTGGGACATCTCCGAGACGCTCAGCCTGCGGGGCATCTATCTATCCACCAACGCCGGGGCGGCCACCGGCGACGCCCGCCGCGACGTGAATCCCTTTGGAGCCCCCTACGGCGGGTACGGTGCGGGCGGGTTATTCGGCGGTGAATCGTCGCTGTTGGGCGAGTTCGAGGTGCGCCCCGGCCCTGCCGCCTCGGTGAAATTGCAGTTCGGACAACTCAACGAGCAAGGCGGCATCGTCGATACCCTGACGCTGCCCGAGACCATCCAGAACACCGTCACCCAGTCGCTGGGGGTGAACTTCGAATGGTCAATTATCCCGGCTTTCGCGATTTTCGGCCGCTACGGCTGGGGGACCACCGCGGTCTATCCGGTGGCCGGCATCGACGAGCAGTTCACGGCGATCAGCCTCAACACCTGGCAGTTGGGCTTTACCCTGCCCAATCTCGGAGGCGACGGCAACGCCCTCGGCTTCACCATCGCCCAGCCGCTGCGCGTCTTTTCGGGCAGTGCCGTCGGTCTGGTGGGGCCAGGGGTGACCAGTTCGCTGGTGCCGAGCGGCACCGAGCGCGACTACGTGGTGTACTACCGCCACATGCTCACCGACCGCCTCAGCCTCACACCGATACTGCAATTTATCGAGCAGCCGGTCAATTCCAGCCGCAGCAACGGCCTGGCGGTCGGTATCCTGCGGGCGGTCTTCAGTTTTTGA
- a CDS encoding choice-of-anchor tandem repeat GloVer-containing protein: MERYRQDRQLWVALGALGLLIALQATARAQLATLYQFDGQGGSSPYAGIVQGREGHLYGSATTGGAYGKGTLYRLSAAGEFKVLHSFRGKEGAHPVARPAITPDGSLYGTTSAGGVAGRGTLYRMAPNGALTTLHSFDSDDGGNPFASLLLARDGHFYGTTSCVASPGLGTIFRLAADGRFKTLHTFKLQEGSDPFTGLVEGSDGQLYGTTVYDGPNHGGTVYRFSAAAGFSMLHAFQDSDSSTGTSPRAALMLAGDGHFYGTTVAGGSYGLGTVFKLSPQGEMTTLHSFRGVDGSRPYGSLIQGKDGRLYGTTVNGGKPSLMGGSAGKLSIFEDGDGTLFALTLEGRLKTLHVFGGEDGSHPVSTLVQGTDGHLYGTTAHGGRLDQGTVFKFVLPGERFPAASRDNPP, translated from the coding sequence ATGGAGCGATACCGGCAAGACAGGCAACTGTGGGTGGCCCTCGGTGCTCTCGGTCTGCTGATCGCGTTGCAGGCGACCGCCCGTGCCCAACTGGCGACGCTCTACCAGTTCGATGGGCAGGGCGGCTCCTCCCCGTACGCGGGCATCGTCCAGGGCCGGGAGGGGCATCTCTACGGCAGCGCCACCACCGGCGGGGCCTACGGCAAGGGCACGCTGTATCGCCTGTCGGCGGCAGGCGAGTTCAAAGTCCTGCACAGCTTTCGCGGTAAGGAAGGCGCCCACCCGGTCGCCCGGCCGGCCATCACCCCCGACGGCTCCCTTTACGGCACCACCAGCGCCGGGGGAGTCGCCGGGCGCGGCACGCTCTACCGGATGGCCCCGAATGGAGCGCTCACCACCCTGCACAGTTTTGACAGCGACGACGGCGGCAATCCCTTCGCCAGTCTGCTTTTGGCCCGCGACGGCCACTTCTACGGCACCACCAGTTGCGTCGCTTCCCCGGGCCTGGGCACGATCTTCCGCCTCGCAGCGGACGGCCGCTTCAAGACATTGCACACCTTCAAGCTCCAGGAAGGTTCCGACCCCTTTACCGGCCTGGTGGAAGGCAGTGACGGCCAGTTGTACGGCACAACGGTCTACGACGGACCCAACCACGGCGGCACGGTCTACCGCTTTTCGGCCGCGGCCGGCTTCTCAATGCTCCATGCCTTTCAAGACAGCGACAGCAGCACCGGCACGAGTCCCCGGGCTGCGCTGATGCTCGCGGGCGACGGCCATTTCTACGGCACCACCGTCGCCGGGGGCAGCTACGGCCTGGGCACGGTCTTCAAGTTGTCCCCGCAAGGGGAGATGACGACTCTGCACAGCTTCCGGGGCGTGGACGGCTCGCGGCCCTACGGCTCGCTCATCCAGGGTAAAGACGGCAGGCTCTACGGCACGACCGTCAACGGCGGCAAGCCATCGCTGATGGGCGGCAGCGCGGGCAAACTGTCGATCTTCGAGGACGGCGACGGCACGCTTTTTGCTCTCACCCTGGAGGGCCGCCTCAAGACGCTGCATGTCTTTGGCGGCGAGGACGGTTCCCACCCGGTCAGCACCCTGGTGCAGGGCACGGACGGTCACCTGTACGGCACCACCGCCCACGGCGGCCGGCTCGATCAAGGCACCGTCTTCAAGTTCGTCTTGCCGGGGGAGCGCTTTCCGGCCGCCTCCCGGGACAATCCGCCCTAG
- a CDS encoding TolC family protein has protein sequence MHYRLYLSGIALLWAGMNALPANAQGVLPAGGPLGLRQALNQAELRNPQLVVAQRNLGLGLAGITAAGSTPNPQLTVYWGFGTVYTEDGSPQTIGLSQKIETAGKRPARLALADAQYRLVLLQYNATRFEVRSQVRKAYAQFAAAQAGGRALEVQERLAQRLLEVARKRSAAGESPKTDALQTQLEVNRLKTQQTEALGRVEQAQIALSGLLGRDPEETLDIDDLGLFELSLEKTALVPLPSAPVPLVATFLERAYRARLDLQAAEQQREVARRQLDLARAQRVPDVDVAAGYLFTTRTNRDPQAQGVYLGLGIDLPVFYNNQGEVKLAELAGEQSSLQIDALKLQIAVEVRTAYRALLNARESLRRHRNQLLPAAQDVVQLTQLSYELGKRDLGEVILAQQAAQEVLESYLEAVVAYQGAWADLERAVGEPLDA, from the coding sequence ATGCATTACCGTCTGTATTTGAGCGGCATCGCTTTGCTATGGGCCGGGATGAACGCCCTGCCCGCCAATGCCCAGGGCGTCCTGCCCGCGGGCGGACCCCTTGGGCTCAGACAGGCGCTCAACCAGGCAGAACTGCGCAACCCGCAACTGGTGGTCGCCCAGCGCAACCTGGGCCTTGGACTGGCCGGGATTACCGCCGCCGGGAGTACCCCCAACCCGCAGCTGACCGTCTACTGGGGGTTCGGCACGGTCTACACCGAGGACGGCAGCCCCCAGACAATAGGGCTTTCTCAGAAAATCGAAACGGCCGGCAAGCGGCCGGCCCGCCTCGCCCTGGCCGACGCCCAGTACCGCCTCGTCCTTTTACAGTACAACGCCACACGCTTTGAAGTCCGCTCGCAGGTGCGCAAAGCCTACGCCCAATTCGCCGCGGCCCAGGCCGGCGGCCGCGCCCTCGAAGTGCAGGAGCGCCTCGCCCAAAGGCTGCTCGAAGTGGCCCGCAAGCGCAGCGCAGCGGGCGAATCGCCCAAGACCGACGCCCTGCAGACCCAACTGGAGGTCAACCGGCTCAAAACCCAACAGACCGAAGCCCTCGGCCGCGTCGAGCAGGCGCAGATTGCCCTGAGTGGTCTGTTGGGACGCGATCCGGAAGAAACCCTCGATATCGACGATCTGGGTCTATTTGAGCTGTCGCTCGAAAAAACTGCCCTGGTTCCTTTGCCGAGCGCCCCCGTGCCGCTGGTGGCCACCTTCCTGGAGCGGGCTTACCGCGCCCGCTTAGATCTGCAGGCGGCCGAGCAGCAGCGGGAGGTGGCCCGCCGCCAGCTGGATCTGGCCCGTGCCCAGCGCGTCCCGGATGTGGATGTGGCGGCCGGATATCTGTTTACCACGCGCACCAACCGCGATCCCCAGGCCCAGGGGGTCTACCTGGGCCTGGGGATCGATCTGCCGGTCTTCTACAACAACCAGGGCGAAGTGAAACTGGCGGAACTGGCCGGCGAACAGAGCAGCCTGCAGATCGACGCGCTCAAGCTGCAGATCGCCGTGGAGGTGCGCACGGCCTACCGGGCGCTGCTCAACGCCCGCGAGAGCCTGCGCCGCCACCGCAACCAGCTGTTGCCCGCCGCCCAGGACGTGGTACAGCTGACCCAACTGAGTTACGAACTGGGCAAGCGCGACCTGGGTGAAGTGATCCTTGCCCAGCAGGCGGCCCAGGAGGTGCTCGAAAGCTACCTGGAGGCGGTGGTGGCCTACCAGGGGGCCTGGGCGGATCTTGAAAGGGCGGTGGGTGAACCGCTCGATGCCTAG